A region from the Palaemon carinicauda isolate YSFRI2023 chromosome 9, ASM3689809v2, whole genome shotgun sequence genome encodes:
- the LOC137646739 gene encoding salivary glue protein Sgs-3-like yields MVRLKGRGHRDNLNMPTTTRQVRVQPTTTRQVRVQPITTRQVRVQPITTRQVRVQPTITRQVRVQPTTTRQVRVQPTTTRQVRVQPTTTRQVRVKMTATRQVRVKMTTTRQVRVKMAATRQVRVKTTTNRRVRVKVTATRQVRVKMTPNRRVRSSADHNSPSSSQDDCNSSSSSQDDCNSSSLSQDDCNSSSSSQDDCNSSSSSQDDCNSSSSSQDDCNSSSLSQDDCNSPSSSQDDCNSSSLSQDDCNSSSSSQDDCNSSSLS; encoded by the exons ATGGTTAGATTAAAAGGAAGAGGTCACAGAGATAATTTGAACATG CCGACCACAACTCGCCAAGTTCGAGTCCAGCCGACCACAACTCGCCAAGTTCGAGTCCAGCCGATCACAACTCGCCAAGTTCGAGTCCAGCCGATCACAACTCGCCAAGTTCGAGTCCAGCCGACCATAACTCGCCAAGTTCGAGTCCAGCCGACCACAACTCGCCAAGTTCGAGTCCAGCCGACCACAACTCGCCAAGTTCGAGTCCAGCCGACCACAACTCGCCAAGTTCGAGTCAAGATGACTGCAACTCGTCAAGTTCGAGTCAAGATGACTACAACTCGCCAAGTTCGAGTAAAGATGGCTGCAACTCGTCAAGTTCGAGTCAAGACGACTACAAATCGTCGAGTTCGAGTCAAGGTGACTGCAACTCGTCAAGTTCGAGTCAAGATGACTCCAAATCGTCGAGTTCGAAGTTCAGCTGACCATAACTCGCCAAGTTCGAGTCAAGATGACTGCAACTCATCGAGTTCGAGTCAAGATGACTGCAACTCGTCAAGTTTAAGTCAAGATGACTGCAACTCGTCAAGTTCGAGTCAAGATGACTGCAACTCGTCAAGTTCGAGTCAAGATGACTGCAACTCGTCAAGTTCGAGTCAAGATGACTGCAACTCGTCTAGTTTAAGTCAAGATGACTGCAACTCGCCAAGTTCGAGTCAAGATGACTGCAACTCGTCAAGTTTAAGTCAAGATGACTGCAACTCGTCAAGTTCGAGTCAAGATGACTGCAACTCGTCAAGTTTGAGTTAA